Proteins encoded within one genomic window of Salmo trutta chromosome 11, fSalTru1.1, whole genome shotgun sequence:
- the LOC115201936 gene encoding uncharacterized protein LOC115201936 codes for MANCMVFHTQIASIMEVLANAAVTEICKLVDDDYAVSFGNNSNPERKRGITEKTTATRAEGSAQRTVRERYRGMARGEGHLTGGHRSFVKPAGHNTWRDDQPITVDEESGTSTQHVIMIESVDAEAAGPGVKQEKTEGEEDPQHSRDIQTGAAAGVAHPVEDLATAPQARTRFSIPEVSGMLNVALKSETDAETLNVTHRLLHTGAG; via the exons atggctaactgtatggtttttcacactcaaatagcctccattatggaggtgctagcgaatgcagcagtgacagagatctgtaaactcgtagacgacgactatgcagtttcgtttggaaataactcaaatCCAGAAAGAAAACGGGGCATTACGGAGAAAACTACAGCTACTAGAGCTGAAGGGAGCGCGCAGAGGACAGTGCGAGAGcgatacagaggaatggcaagag gtgaaggacatctcactggaggccacaggagctttgtaaagccagcgggacacaatacatggagagatgaccaaccaatcactgttgatgaggagagtggaacctcaacccagcatgTTATCATGATAGAG TCTGTAGatgcagaggctgcaggtcctggggtcaagcaggagaagactgaaggagaggaggacccaCAACACAGCAGAGACATCCAGACTGGAGCAGCGGCTGGAGTGGCACACCCTGTAGAGGACCTGGCCACCGCGCCCCAGGCCAGGACCCGATTCAGCATCCCGGAAGTCAGTGGAATGCTGAATGTCGCcctcaagtcagagacagacGCTGAGACTTTAAATGTAACACACCGGCTCTTACACACAGGGGCTGGGTAG